A genomic segment from Methanolobus zinderi encodes:
- a CDS encoding phosphoribosyltransferase, whose translation MKTSTERSDMFEDRRDAGIKLARALNKYREAGVLVLAIPRGGVEVACQVAKHLNADFYLLVTRKLPFPDNPEAGFGAIAEDGSTFIFEDAAMWLSESLIDRIVEAQYGEIRRRIDVLRKGKPLPEMTGRMVILVDDGLAMGSTMRASIKLCRKREVSKIVVAVPVAGKEVAEDIGNLVDNIVVLEMPANFMAVAQVYRNWYDVSDEEVLAILEKGCK comes from the coding sequence GTGAAAACATCGACGGAAAGATCTGACATGTTCGAGGATCGCAGGGATGCAGGCATAAAGCTTGCAAGGGCACTGAATAAGTACAGGGAAGCGGGTGTACTTGTGCTTGCCATCCCCCGGGGTGGGGTGGAGGTCGCTTGCCAGGTAGCAAAGCATCTTAATGCGGATTTTTACCTGCTGGTTACCAGAAAACTTCCTTTTCCCGACAACCCGGAGGCAGGATTTGGAGCAATAGCCGAGGATGGCAGTACCTTTATCTTCGAGGATGCTGCCATGTGGCTCTCGGAAAGCCTGATAGATCGGATTGTAGAGGCACAGTATGGGGAGATTAGAAGAAGAATAGATGTTCTGAGAAAGGGCAAACCTTTGCCTGAAATGACCGGAAGGATGGTCATACTGGTTGATGACGGACTGGCAATGGGTTCTACAATGAGGGCATCCATCAAGCTCTGCAGGAAAAGAGAGGTTTCAAAGATAGTGGTTGCAGTTCCTGTGGCCGGAAAGGAAGTCGCCGAGGATATCGGCAATCTGGTCGATAATATTGTTGTGCTCGAAATGCCGGCTAACTTCATGGCAGTTGCCCAGGTCTATAGAAACTGGTACGATGTTTCTGATGAAGAAGTACTGGCAATACTGGAAAAAGGCTGTAAATGA
- a CDS encoding cupredoxin domain-containing protein produces MKRLLKWLLVMILVVVAVLAAGCTDDGSTDSAETEQVQTTEVSIESFQFQPQNIRVSAGDTVTWTNNDSVAHTATADNGEFDSASLEPGMTFSHTFEQTGTYDYRCTIHPDMVGTITVG; encoded by the coding sequence GTGAAAAGATTATTGAAATGGCTTCTGGTTATGATCCTTGTGGTTGTAGCAGTGCTTGCTGCAGGTTGTACTGATGACGGTTCAACAGATAGTGCTGAAACCGAGCAGGTTCAGACCACTGAAGTATCCATTGAAAGCTTTCAGTTCCAGCCTCAGAATATCAGAGTTTCGGCCGGCGACACAGTTACATGGACAAATAATGACTCGGTAGCGCATACCGCTACTGCCGACAATGGCGAGTTCGATTCAGCCAGCCTGGAGCCGGGCATGACTTTCTCTCACACATTTGAGCAAACCGGTACATATGATTACAGATGTACGATACATCCTGACATGGTAGGCACCATTACAGTGGGATAA
- a CDS encoding cytochrome P460 family protein, protein MQRKFLALLLIVSAFLALGCATSDSGEEDMVSETDSQADAAELYTQITEDDDYGQWELMPGTEEMSPGQGVHGEMITVYVSDDAFSALENNESVMPDGSIVLKEGYNSEGELQEIVIMQKIDGYDPENNDWFWATYSADGEVVSEGRLSVCYDCHSGAEGGDYIYTNDPG, encoded by the coding sequence ATGCAAAGAAAATTTCTGGCTTTACTACTTATTGTAAGTGCTTTTCTTGCGCTGGGCTGTGCGACCAGTGATTCCGGTGAGGAAGATATGGTTTCAGAGACAGATTCTCAGGCAGATGCTGCTGAATTGTATACACAGATAACTGAAGATGATGACTACGGCCAATGGGAACTTATGCCGGGGACAGAAGAAATGAGTCCCGGACAGGGTGTTCATGGTGAAATGATAACAGTGTATGTTTCCGATGATGCCTTCTCTGCTCTGGAGAACAATGAAAGCGTAATGCCGGATGGAAGTATAGTTCTCAAAGAGGGGTACAATTCGGAGGGTGAGCTTCAGGAAATAGTAATTATGCAGAAGATCGATGGTTATGATCCGGAAAATAATGACTGGTTCTGGGCTACCTATTCTGCCGACGGGGAAGTAGTTAGTGAAGGAAGGCTTTCAGTTTGCTATGACTGTCATTCCGGAGCAGAAGGTGGCGATTACATCTACACCAATGATCCGGGTTGA